One genomic window of Acidobacteriota bacterium includes the following:
- a CDS encoding tetratricopeptide repeat protein, translated as MHRFVRLQRILSVSLIGSLGLLLGQELQVQSSTQSTSQSSVNSKSIPQLTPGKPIERELNSGEKHSYPLQLKTNDYLKLVVEQRGIDVVVRLIGPDGKTLQEVDSPNGTQGSEPISAIIEQGGRYSIEIESLEKTAPPGKYDLSVEPVRVATEQDRAQIEIEKQSAEVEKLRQAGKYDQALPLAQQVLDRAERIFGSEHLLVAGNLNTLAVLYRAKGDLAKAEPLYVRSLAIYEKVLGAEHPNVATSLINLAVFYQTKGEYTRAEPLYVRALPIFEKTLGAEHPFVATSLSNLALLYTAKGDYPRAESLYMRSLAIREKTLGANHPDVATSLNNLAALCQVKGEYTRAELLFVRSLAIREKALGANHPETAVNLNNLADLYREKGDYIKAELLYVKSLAIFEKVLGTTHPLVALNLNNLALLYSEKGDYTQAESLYVRSLAIREKVVGADHPSIATSLNNLALLYYSKGDYTRAEPLFLRSVAILEKVLGAEHASVANGLNNLAGLYRDKGDYARAEPLFLRSLAINEKTLGAEHASVASSLNNLAVFYRDKGDSTQVEPLYIRALAIREKALGADHPETAGSLHNLAVFYRDKGEYTRAESLLVRSLVIREKALGADHPETATTLNNLAVLYQAKGETAQAIQYWKRGNDTTERDLVRNLASGSELQKALYLKQTATRTDCTISLHIQAAPRDLTAIQAALTVILRRKGRELDAMTNTIAILRNQQRPEIQKLLDDYANLASQISVLTLRGPGKKNPEDHLADIRSLTDQREKLENEISRVSGEFKVKTSPITLEAVQKLIPADAALVEYAVYRPYDVKANQFGNPRYAVYLLTHSGHIQFADLGDAVPVDQAAGALRQALGNPKKSALKEIQSVSQALDKLVMRPVRKLVGTARHLLISPDSVLNLIPFSALLDENGKFLVENYTLTYLTSGRDLLRLGVKIKSQEPPLVIADPDYKEGTGPQLLGSPLHRLSQLVGTRLEGEGIKAIFPQAQLKMKAEATKAILKQAVRPELLHIATHGYFLEDAPPEPATDDSPQAQRSLAKLPQDYEKQRGLNPLLRSMLFFAGANQGGSGDNDGILTALEAAQLNLWGTKLVVLSACDTGLGDVKNGDGVYGLRRALVLAGSEAQMMSLWSVSDQGTRELMTEYYTRLKAGEGRSEALRNTQLKLLKDPKRRHPFYWASFIQSGQWGHL; from the coding sequence ATGCACAGGTTTGTCCGGCTGCAGCGCATTCTCAGTGTCTCGCTGATTGGTTCGCTCGGTCTTCTTTTGGGTCAGGAACTCCAGGTCCAGAGTTCAACTCAGAGCACCAGTCAGTCATCAGTCAACTCGAAATCCATTCCCCAACTCACACCGGGCAAACCCATTGAACGCGAACTCAACAGTGGGGAAAAACACAGCTACCCGCTTCAGCTCAAAACCAACGATTACCTGAAACTGGTGGTGGAGCAACGTGGGATTGATGTCGTGGTGCGCCTGATTGGGCCAGATGGAAAAACACTGCAAGAGGTAGACAGTCCCAACGGCACGCAGGGGTCGGAACCGATTTCCGCCATCATTGAGCAGGGAGGCAGGTATTCCATTGAAATTGAGTCATTGGAAAAAACAGCTCCGCCGGGCAAATATGACCTGAGCGTGGAACCTGTCAGGGTGGCCACCGAACAGGATCGGGCTCAAATTGAGATTGAAAAACAGAGTGCAGAGGTTGAGAAACTTCGTCAGGCTGGAAAATATGATCAGGCATTGCCACTCGCTCAACAGGTTCTGGACAGGGCGGAAAGGATTTTTGGATCGGAGCACCTTCTCGTTGCTGGGAACCTCAACACCCTGGCGGTGCTCTACCGCGCTAAAGGTGATTTGGCCAAGGCCGAGCCACTGTATGTGAGATCGCTCGCGATTTATGAGAAGGTTCTGGGCGCTGAACATCCGAATGTTGCCACCAGCCTCATCAACCTGGCTGTGTTCTACCAGACCAAAGGTGAATATACACGGGCCGAACCGCTGTATGTGAGGGCGTTGCCGATTTTTGAGAAAACGTTGGGTGCTGAACACCCATTTGTCGCCACGAGCCTCAGCAACCTGGCTTTACTCTACACAGCCAAAGGCGATTACCCACGCGCCGAGTCGCTCTATATGAGATCCTTGGCAATCAGAGAGAAGACGTTGGGCGCAAACCACCCAGATGTTGCCACCAGCCTCAATAACCTGGCTGCGCTCTGCCAGGTCAAAGGTGAATATACACGGGCCGAATTGTTGTTTGTGAGGTCGTTGGCAATCAGAGAGAAAGCCTTGGGTGCAAACCACCCGGAGACGGCGGTCAACCTGAACAATCTGGCTGATCTCTACCGTGAAAAAGGTGACTACATCAAGGCTGAACTCCTGTATGTAAAATCGTTGGCGATCTTTGAGAAAGTGTTAGGCACTACCCATCCGCTGGTTGCCCTCAACCTCAACAACCTGGCTTTGCTCTACTCTGAAAAAGGTGACTATACACAGGCTGAGTCGCTGTATGTGAGGTCATTGGCAATCCGGGAGAAAGTAGTGGGTGCCGACCATCCGTCTATTGCCACCAGTCTCAACAACCTGGCCTTGCTCTATTACAGCAAAGGTGATTACACCAGGGCCGAGCCACTTTTTTTGAGATCGGTGGCGATTTTGGAAAAGGTGTTGGGGGCTGAACACGCATCTGTCGCCAACGGCCTGAACAATCTGGCTGGGCTCTATCGTGACAAAGGTGACTATGCACGTGCTGAACCGCTTTTTTTGAGGTCGTTGGCAATCAATGAGAAGACATTGGGGGCTGAACATGCATCTGTTGCCAGCAGCCTCAACAATCTGGCTGTGTTCTATCGTGACAAAGGTGACTCTACACAGGTTGAGCCGCTGTATATAAGGGCGTTGGCGATCAGGGAGAAGGCTCTGGGCGCTGACCACCCAGAAACTGCTGGTAGCCTTCACAACCTGGCTGTGTTCTATCGTGACAAAGGTGAGTACACCCGGGCCGAGTCGCTTTTGGTGAGATCGTTGGTGATCAGGGAGAAGGCTCTGGGCGCCGACCACCCGGAAACAGCCACTACCCTCAACAACCTGGCGGTGCTCTACCAGGCTAAAGGAGAAACGGCTCAGGCGATTCAGTATTGGAAACGTGGCAATGACACCACCGAACGTGACCTGGTCCGTAATTTGGCTTCTGGTTCCGAACTTCAGAAGGCGCTCTATCTGAAACAAACGGCAACCCGCACGGATTGCACCATTTCCTTGCACATCCAGGCCGCGCCGCGCGATTTGACTGCCATCCAGGCTGCCCTGACCGTGATTTTGCGTCGCAAAGGGCGAGAGCTGGATGCCATGACCAACACCATTGCAATTTTGCGAAATCAGCAACGTCCCGAAATTCAAAAATTGTTGGATGACTATGCGAATCTGGCCAGTCAAATCTCGGTTCTAACGTTGCGTGGCCCAGGAAAAAAGAATCCGGAAGACCATCTGGCCGACATTCGGTCACTGACAGACCAGAGAGAAAAACTGGAAAACGAAATCAGCCGTGTATCCGGGGAGTTTAAAGTCAAGACCAGCCCGATTACCCTGGAAGCCGTTCAAAAACTGATTCCCGCTGATGCGGCACTGGTGGAATATGCCGTGTATCGGCCCTATGACGTAAAAGCCAACCAGTTTGGAAATCCTCGTTACGCCGTTTATCTGCTCACCCATAGCGGACACATCCAGTTTGCCGATTTAGGTGATGCTGTACCGGTTGACCAGGCCGCTGGCGCACTGCGTCAGGCGCTCGGTAATCCCAAGAAAAGTGCTCTCAAAGAAATCCAATCCGTGTCGCAGGCCCTGGACAAACTGGTCATGCGGCCAGTGCGGAAACTGGTCGGAACCGCGCGCCACCTGCTGATTTCCCCAGATAGTGTCTTGAATCTGATTCCATTTTCGGCACTCCTTGATGAAAACGGGAAGTTTCTGGTGGAAAACTACACCTTGACCTACCTGACCAGCGGACGTGATTTGCTGCGACTGGGCGTCAAGATTAAGAGCCAGGAACCGCCGCTGGTGATCGCTGATCCGGATTATAAAGAAGGGACCGGACCACAACTGCTGGGAAGCCCACTGCACCGATTGTCGCAACTGGTGGGAACACGTCTCGAAGGCGAAGGGATCAAAGCGATTTTCCCCCAGGCCCAATTAAAGATGAAAGCCGAAGCGACAAAAGCGATTCTTAAACAAGCCGTCAGGCCGGAGCTCCTGCATATCGCCACGCATGGGTATTTTCTGGAAGACGCACCGCCAGAACCTGCCACAGATGATTCACCTCAAGCTCAACGATCTTTGGCGAAATTGCCGCAAGACTATGAAAAACAGCGTGGATTGAATCCACTATTGCGGTCAATGCTGTTTTTTGCCGGGGCAAATCAGGGTGGGAGTGGCGACAACGATGGGATACTGACGGCACTGGAAGCCGCACAACTCAATTTGTGGGGAACGAAGCTCGTTGTGCTTTCGGCCTGCGACACCGGCTTGGGTGATGTCAAAAACGGTGATGGGGTCTATGGTCTCCGGCGAGCGCTGGTGCTGGCCGGAAGCGAAGCCCAAATGATGAGTCTGTGGTCGGTTTCAGACCAGGGCACGCGCGAATTGATGACCGAATATTACACGCGCCTCAAAGCTGGCGAAGGCCGGAGCGAAGCCTTGCGAAACACCCAACTCAAGCTGCTCAAAGACCCCAAACGACGCCATCCGTTTTACTGGGCTTCGTTTATTCAATCGGGGCAGTGGGGGCATCTGTAA
- a CDS encoding CHAT domain-containing protein: MKRHLFRLVMIILIVFSGLISIPMAHLCPQTKIPTSSPQNSSSKEIAEPEQAQGEIKKLHTEVEELYQAGKYDQALPVAQQALDKAEKIFGPEHALIAESLNNLAQVYKAKGEYTNAELLLVKSLAMYEKVLGSEHLSVAGSLHNLAALYNDKGEYTRAEPLYVRSLTIREKALGTEHILVANTLNSLAVHYLAKGDYPQAEPLLARALAIREKLLGAEHPSVAVSLHNLAGLHWAKGEYARAESLYMRSLAIREKVLGAEHPSVAESLNNLAGIYRVKGDYAKAELFLVKSLAIYEKALGVEHPSITENLNHLAVVYQARGEYSRTEPLLVRSLTIREKALGVEHPSVASSLSHLAVFYQATGEITQAVGYRSRSNDAIESDLARNLVSGSENQKVLYLKKTANKTDLTISLHVQTAPQDPAALRAALTVILRRKGRGLDAMTNALAILRNQQRPKTQKLLDDYANLASQISVLTLRGPGKKKPEEHHASMRVLEDQKEKLENEISRLSGEFKVQTTPITLEAIQKLIPANAALVEYALYQPFDVKTGTFGKPRYVAYVLRQRTGAEKQGSGFRVHGSKSEAKGIQSQPDTFSGPNSGSKEKGDLQKVEPGTRNPEPKTLLWVDLGEAEAVDQVVGALRQALGNSKKDFVKEVQPLSKVLDTLVMKPVRNLIGSTRHLLVSPDGALNLIPFSALVDENGKFLVENYTLTYLTSGRDLLRMAAKVKSQEPPLVMADPDYADGTGPQLSRGAVHRLSRLSGTRKEGQEIKAMFPEAQLKMKSDATEAILKQAVRPKMLHIATHGYFLEDVPQELAVAESPQSRQALAELLKDYENQRELNPLLRSMLFFAGANRGGTGDNDGVMTALEAAQLNLWGTKLVVLSACDTGLGDVKNGDGVYGLRRALVLAGSEAQMMSLWAVSDQGTQELMTEYYTRLKAGEGRSEALRNTQLKLLKDPKRQHPFYWASFIQSGDWTKLAE; the protein is encoded by the coding sequence ATGAAACGACACCTGTTCAGGTTAGTAATGATCATCCTCATTGTTTTTAGTGGATTGATTTCCATCCCAATGGCCCATCTGTGCCCACAAACCAAAATTCCAACATCCAGTCCACAAAATTCCTCTAGCAAAGAAATCGCCGAGCCGGAACAGGCTCAAGGTGAGATTAAAAAACTGCATACGGAAGTTGAGGAACTTTATCAGGCCGGAAAATATGACCAGGCTTTACCCGTTGCTCAACAAGCTCTGGATAAAGCGGAAAAGATTTTCGGACCAGAGCACGCCCTGATTGCTGAGAGCCTCAACAACCTGGCTCAGGTCTACAAAGCCAAAGGGGAGTACACCAATGCCGAGCTGCTTTTGGTGAAGTCGTTGGCGATGTATGAAAAAGTATTGGGTTCTGAGCACCTGTCTGTTGCCGGCAGCCTTCATAACCTGGCGGCGCTCTATAATGACAAGGGTGAGTATACGCGGGCTGAACCCTTGTATGTAAGGTCATTGACGATCAGGGAGAAGGCACTCGGTACTGAACATATACTTGTCGCGAATACGCTCAATAGTCTGGCTGTGCACTATCTCGCCAAAGGTGATTATCCGCAGGCCGAACCGCTTTTGGCGAGGGCATTGGCAATCAGGGAAAAGCTGTTGGGCGCCGAACACCCATCTGTTGCGGTCAGTCTGCACAACCTGGCTGGTCTTCACTGGGCCAAAGGTGAATACGCCAGGGCTGAGTCGCTGTATATGAGGTCGTTGGCGATTCGGGAAAAAGTTTTGGGGGCCGAACACCCTTCCGTCGCTGAAAGTCTCAATAATTTGGCCGGAATTTACCGAGTCAAAGGTGACTATGCTAAAGCCGAATTGTTTTTAGTGAAGTCGTTGGCGATTTATGAGAAGGCATTGGGTGTTGAGCATCCATCAATTACCGAAAACCTCAATCATCTGGCAGTGGTCTACCAGGCCAGGGGCGAGTATTCCAGGACCGAGCCGCTTTTGGTGAGGTCATTGACGATCAGGGAAAAAGCGTTGGGTGTTGAGCATCCGTCTGTTGCCAGTAGCCTTAGCCACCTGGCTGTGTTCTATCAGGCCACAGGCGAAATAACTCAGGCAGTTGGATATCGGTCACGGAGCAATGACGCCATCGAAAGCGATCTGGCCCGCAATCTGGTTTCCGGTTCGGAAAACCAAAAAGTACTGTATCTGAAAAAGACCGCAAATAAGACGGACCTCACAATTTCTTTGCATGTTCAGACAGCACCACAAGACCCAGCCGCTCTCCGGGCCGCTCTCACCGTGATTCTCCGCCGCAAAGGACGAGGGTTGGATGCGATGACCAACGCCCTGGCGATTTTGCGGAATCAGCAGCGTCCCAAAACCCAAAAACTGCTGGATGATTATGCAAATTTGGCCAGCCAAATCTCGGTTCTGACGTTGCGTGGCCCAGGAAAAAAGAAGCCGGAAGAACATCACGCCAGCATGCGGGTACTGGAAGATCAAAAAGAAAAATTGGAAAACGAGATCAGCCGTCTGTCCGGAGAATTCAAAGTTCAGACCACTCCGATTACCCTGGAAGCGATACAAAAATTGATTCCAGCCAATGCGGCTTTGGTGGAATATGCCCTGTATCAGCCTTTTGATGTGAAAACAGGAACGTTTGGAAAACCACGGTATGTGGCATATGTGCTCAGGCAGAGGACAGGGGCCGAAAAACAGGGTTCAGGGTTCAGGGTTCATGGTTCAAAGTCTGAAGCAAAGGGAATTCAATCTCAGCCAGATACTTTTTCTGGACCGAACTCAGGTTCAAAGGAGAAGGGCGATCTTCAAAAAGTGGAACCCGGAACCCGGAACCCGGAACCCAAAACCCTACTCTGGGTTGACCTGGGTGAGGCCGAAGCCGTTGACCAGGTTGTTGGAGCGCTACGCCAGGCATTGGGGAATTCAAAGAAAGATTTTGTCAAAGAAGTTCAACCGTTATCCAAAGTTCTGGACACGCTGGTGATGAAGCCAGTACGGAATCTGATCGGATCCACCCGCCACCTGCTGGTTTCTCCGGATGGGGCGTTGAATCTGATTCCCTTTTCAGCATTGGTTGATGAAAACGGGAAGTTTTTGGTGGAAAATTATACCTTGACCTACCTGACCAGTGGGCGTGACTTGCTGCGAATGGCTGCAAAAGTGAAGAGCCAGGAACCCCCGCTGGTGATGGCCGACCCCGATTATGCGGATGGGACGGGACCGCAGTTGTCGAGGGGGGCAGTGCATCGGTTGTCACGGCTGTCGGGAACCCGCAAAGAAGGTCAGGAAATCAAAGCGATGTTTCCTGAAGCACAATTAAAGATGAAATCTGACGCAACGGAAGCCATTCTCAAACAGGCTGTCAGGCCAAAAATGTTGCATATCGCCACGCACGGATATTTTCTGGAAGATGTACCCCAGGAACTTGCAGTCGCTGAATCGCCCCAATCTCGACAGGCTTTGGCCGAACTGCTAAAAGACTATGAAAACCAGCGTGAATTAAATCCCCTGTTGCGGTCAATGCTGTTTTTTGCGGGAGCAAATCGGGGTGGGACCGGAGACAATGACGGGGTGATGACCGCGCTGGAAGCGGCGCAACTCAATTTGTGGGGAACGAAGCTCGTTGTACTTTCGGCTTGTGATACCGGTTTGGGGGATGTCAAAAACGGGGATGGGGTCTATGGCCTCCGACGGGCGCTGGTGCTGGCCGGGAGCGAAGCCCAAATGATGAGTTTATGGGCCGTTTCAGATCAAGGAACTCAAGAACTAATGACCGAATATTACACGCGCCTCAAAGCTGGCGAAGGCCGCAGCGAAGCCTTGCGCAACACTCAACTCAAGCTACTCAAAGACCCAAAACGCCAGCATCCGTTTTACTGGGCGTCGTTTATCCAGTCGGGTGATTGGACGAAACTGGCGGAATGA
- a CDS encoding sulfurtransferase, which translates to MGNSFEITVEELKARLDQGDRPFILDVREPHEYDICHLADTTLIPMSVIESRYSELNPDVEIVVHCRSGARSARVCHFLMSKGFQNVKNLAGGILAWSDRIDPTIPKY; encoded by the coding sequence ATGGGCAACAGCTTCGAAATAACCGTTGAAGAACTCAAAGCCCGCCTTGATCAAGGCGACAGGCCGTTCATCCTCGACGTTCGCGAACCACACGAATATGACATCTGCCATCTGGCCGACACGACCTTGATCCCGATGAGTGTGATTGAGTCGCGCTATTCAGAATTGAACCCGGACGTGGAAATTGTGGTTCATTGTCGGTCCGGTGCCCGAAGCGCCAGGGTCTGCCACTTCCTGATGTCAAAAGGCTTTCAGAATGTGAAAAATCTGGCGGGCGGTATTCTGGCCTGGAGTGATCGGATTGATCCAACCATTCCGAAATATTAA
- a CDS encoding NADH-quinone oxidoreductase subunit N, which translates to MFILPELPKLQDYVVIIPEICITLTAFVIMMYDAFSPQERRRDSGVIALAGIIGAGGGLLRLWNAPEYTAFGGMFVSDQLRLYFVLIFLIVAALAVLASMQFLDDERLPPGEFYTLLMFATVGMMLMAAAGDLAMLFLGLEILSITTYVLAGYRRGDVRSNESALKYFILGSFSTGFLLYGIALVYGATKTTNLARIHDAILTGDVTSMPILMIGAALMLIGLSFKVATVPFHLWAPDVYQGAPTAVTAFMAAGPKAAAFAAFLRVFVEAFAQDTVLFGTSSTNAGGTLYSTWTSAVVIIAIMSMIIGNVVAITQTNIKRMLAYSSIAHAGYGMVGILGNDWKPVAFYMLAYAVTSMGAFTVISLLARQGDEKTEIDDFAGIGFQNPGLSVLLMIFLLSLGGIPLTAGFIGKFVVFKQAWFAGYQPVVIIGVLTSAVSLYYYLRPLVVMFFQNREGEYVPPRISFESGVALAAAALLVFALGVYPEPLLKNKDKDAPAAAAQYQSPVKKGDSAWATASK; encoded by the coding sequence ATGTTCATTTTACCTGAACTTCCCAAGCTCCAAGACTACGTTGTCATCATTCCCGAAATCTGCATTACCCTGACGGCCTTTGTCATCATGATGTATGACGCCTTTTCGCCGCAGGAGCGACGGCGGGACTCGGGGGTGATTGCCCTGGCCGGAATCATCGGCGCAGGTGGTGGTCTCCTTCGGTTATGGAATGCCCCTGAGTACACTGCGTTTGGCGGTATGTTTGTCAGCGACCAGTTGCGGCTGTATTTTGTGCTCATCTTTTTGATTGTAGCGGCGTTAGCAGTCCTGGCATCCATGCAGTTCCTGGATGACGAGCGGCTTCCACCGGGTGAATTTTACACCTTGCTGATGTTTGCCACGGTTGGAATGATGTTGATGGCTGCCGCTGGTGACCTGGCGATGTTGTTTTTGGGGCTTGAAATCCTCTCAATTACGACCTATGTGTTAGCTGGCTACCGGCGGGGTGATGTTCGGTCCAACGAATCGGCATTGAAGTACTTTATTTTAGGTTCCTTTTCGACTGGGTTTCTGCTCTATGGGATTGCGCTGGTCTATGGTGCCACCAAAACCACCAATCTGGCGCGGATTCACGATGCGATTTTGACGGGTGACGTTACCTCAATGCCGATTCTGATGATTGGCGCGGCCCTGATGCTGATTGGGTTGTCATTCAAAGTTGCCACGGTGCCCTTCCACCTCTGGGCGCCGGATGTGTATCAGGGTGCACCAACCGCCGTGACGGCATTTATGGCGGCTGGTCCCAAAGCTGCCGCATTTGCGGCGTTCCTGCGTGTTTTTGTCGAAGCCTTTGCCCAGGACACCGTGTTGTTTGGAACCTCAAGTACCAATGCCGGCGGCACCCTCTATTCAACCTGGACAAGTGCCGTGGTGATTATTGCCATTATGTCAATGATCATCGGGAACGTGGTGGCAATCACGCAAACCAACATCAAGCGCATGCTGGCGTATTCTTCGATTGCCCATGCCGGGTATGGCATGGTTGGTATTTTGGGGAATGACTGGAAACCGGTGGCCTTTTATATGCTTGCCTATGCCGTGACCAGCATGGGGGCCTTTACGGTGATTTCGCTGCTGGCCCGGCAGGGTGATGAAAAGACGGAAATTGACGATTTTGCCGGAATCGGATTCCAAAATCCGGGGCTTTCAGTGTTGTTGATGATTTTCCTACTCAGTCTGGGTGGAATTCCATTGACCGCTGGTTTCATCGGGAAGTTTGTGGTCTTTAAGCAGGCATGGTTTGCCGGATACCAGCCAGTGGTGATCATTGGCGTGCTGACCAGTGCGGTTTCGCTCTACTATTATTTGCGTCCACTGGTGGTGATGTTCTTTCAAAACCGGGAAGGCGAATACGTTCCGCCGCGCATTTCTTTTGAATCCGGCGTTGCGTTGGCCGCCGCCGCATTACTGGTTTTTGCGCTGGGTGTCTACCCCGAGCCATTGTTGAAAAATAAAGACAAAGATGCCCCAGCCGCAGCGGCTCAGTATCAATCACCCGTTAAGAAAGGAGATTCGGCATGGGCAACAGCTTCGAAATAA
- a CDS encoding NADH-quinone oxidoreductase subunit M, translating to MNFFKSYILLIITLLPTLAAFLLVVYQRATKATEESQRWFALLSTLLTFVLSLPLIGWYADQSLTINIPWIKSMGVNFHMGVDGISLWLVILTTFTMPIAILAGWTAIEKYVREYLVFMLLLETGMLGVFLSLDMILFYLFWEVVLVPMYFLIGVWGGEQRIYAAVKFFLYTVVGSLLMLAAMIGLYFIHGQATGNFTFDIVTITQNVATRAIISPEAQTWLFLAFALAFMIKVPLFPLHTWLPDAHVEAPTAGSVILAAVLLKMGTYGLIRFNLPLFPEASHKFAVPIIILSVIGIIYGALVAMVQPDLKKLVAYSSVSHLGFVVLGIFSFTDKGLEGALYQMLNHGVSTGALFLFVGMIYERRHTRLISEFGGLVTPMPLYAVLFVFTCLSSAGLPMLNGFVGEFLILLGAFISQHNVIYTALAATGVILSAVYLLWMLQRVVFGEITNPKNAKLEDMNTREIVMVAPLIALMVIMGVAPNLFLRTMHADMEKVQKAVVKVAKADTQQTKLAH from the coding sequence ATGAATTTCTTCAAGTCATATATCCTGTTGATTATCACCCTCTTACCGACCCTGGCGGCCTTCTTGCTAGTGGTGTACCAACGTGCCACCAAAGCCACGGAAGAGTCACAGCGGTGGTTTGCGTTGCTCTCGACTCTGTTGACGTTTGTGCTGTCGCTCCCGCTCATTGGCTGGTATGCCGATCAGAGCCTGACGATCAACATTCCCTGGATCAAGAGCATGGGGGTCAACTTCCACATGGGCGTTGACGGCATCAGTCTGTGGCTGGTGATTTTGACCACGTTTACCATGCCGATTGCGATTCTGGCCGGGTGGACCGCCATTGAAAAGTATGTGCGTGAATATCTGGTGTTCATGCTGTTGCTTGAGACCGGCATGCTCGGGGTGTTTTTGTCGCTCGACATGATTTTGTTCTACCTGTTTTGGGAAGTGGTCCTGGTGCCGATGTACTTCTTGATCGGGGTGTGGGGCGGGGAGCAGCGTATTTATGCGGCGGTCAAATTCTTTCTCTACACCGTGGTCGGCAGTTTGTTGATGCTGGCGGCGATGATCGGCCTGTATTTCATTCATGGCCAGGCCACCGGCAACTTCACCTTTGATATTGTGACGATCACCCAAAACGTCGCCACTCGCGCCATTATCTCGCCCGAAGCCCAGACGTGGTTGTTTTTGGCCTTTGCCCTGGCCTTTATGATTAAAGTGCCGTTGTTCCCGCTCCATACCTGGTTGCCGGATGCCCACGTCGAAGCGCCAACCGCCGGATCGGTGATTCTGGCCGCTGTCCTGCTCAAGATGGGAACGTACGGGTTGATTCGATTCAACCTGCCGCTCTTCCCAGAGGCCAGTCACAAGTTTGCCGTGCCGATCATTATCTTGTCGGTGATTGGCATTATTTATGGGGCACTGGTGGCGATGGTGCAGCCCGATTTGAAGAAGCTGGTTGCCTATTCGTCGGTCAGCCACCTTGGGTTTGTGGTGCTCGGGATCTTCTCGTTTACCGATAAGGGGTTGGAAGGCGCGCTCTATCAAATGCTCAACCACGGTGTCTCGACCGGAGCGCTCTTCTTGTTTGTCGGTATGATTTATGAACGCCGTCACACGCGCCTGATTTCAGAATTTGGCGGGCTGGTGACCCCGATGCCGCTCTATGCGGTGTTGTTTGTCTTTACCTGTCTTTCCTCAGCCGGGTTACCAATGCTCAACGGGTTCGTCGGTGAATTCTTGATTCTGTTGGGTGCCTTTATTTCACAGCACAATGTGATCTACACGGCGTTGGCGGCAACAGGCGTGATTTTATCGGCGGTCTATTTGCTGTGGATGCTCCAGCGAGTGGTGTTTGGGGAAATTACCAATCCGAAAAACGCCAAACTGGAAGATATGAACACCCGCGAAATCGTGATGGTGGCACCCTTGATTGCCCTGATGGTGATTATGGGCGTGGCGCCAAACCTGTTCCTGCGCACTATGCACGCTGATATGGAAAAAGTTCAGAAAGCGGTCGTCAAAGTTGCCAAAGCCGATACTCAGCAAACCAAACTGGCTCACTAG